A region of the Halorussus salilacus genome:
TGGCCAGCGAGTCGTCTCTACTCGACGCTCTCCACGGAATCGCCTCTCGCATCGAGGAGGACATGAGCGAGAAGGACGTGGAGAACGCGTTCCTCAACGAGAACTTCTACACGATTCTCGGGTACTCCGGCGCGGGACACGACCTCCGGAGCGAGTGGAAGCTCCCCGACGACAGGCGACCGGACTACGTGACGCTTGACGACAACGAGTCTGTGACTGCGGTCTACGAGTTCAAGACGTCGGGTCGGAAACTCAGACCGCACGAAGACCAGCTCTTCCACTACGTGGACGCGCTGAAAGCCGATTACGGAGTACTTACGAACGGCGAGGAGCTACGCCTGTACAAGCGCGAGGGACACAGTCGAATGCTCTCGGTATCGGTCGAGGATGTCACCGAGAGCGAGACGGCCGACCTCTCGGCGGCGCTCGAAAAGCCCGAGTGGGACGTCACGGACCCCCGGAGCGTCGAAGAATATCTCGACACCCTCGACCCTGTCGAACTCGACGGTGAACTCGGCCGCGAACACTTCTTCGAGTCCTTCCGGCTCGAACCCGACAGCCCGTTCGCCGACCTCGTGACCGCGATGGTCGACCTGCTACGGGAGTTGCGCGACGAGCAGGAGGCGAAGTTCGTGAAGGGCGCGTACGACTTCTGGGAAGCCAGCTACGCCAGCGAACCCGACGAAGTGCCAGGGTCGTGGGAAGAGTTCATCGACGGCAAGCAGTCGCTCCGAGACTTCATGTTCTGTCTGGAGAGCGGACACGCCCTCCTCGCCCGCGTGCTGTTGGCGAAGGCAACCGAGGACCACGACTTCTTCCCGTCGGAGAAGGGCCTCCGACGGTACTTCGACGAACTCGGTGGATTTGACGACGAGATCAGCCTCGACGCCTATCCCATCGCGGCGAACGGGATGATAGAAGAGATGCGAAACCAGCTCGTCGAGAGCCTCTTCGAGGACGACATCTTCATCTGGTGGACCGATGGCTACGCCGAGCAGACGGCGAGCCAGCACAAGAATCCTTACAGTCGGTTCGAGGACGTCGCGAAGGAGGGAAGCGACGTATCGAGGGTGAGTCGGGCGACGCGCGAGCGGTTCAGCCGCGCGGTCTCGGAGGTCATCTTCGCGGTGCTGAAGTTCGACTTCTCGCGCGTCGAGGGCGACCCGCTCGGGAACCTCTACCAGCGGTACTTCGACCCAGAGACGCGCAAGGCGCTCGGTGAGTTCTACACGCCCCAGCCGGTCATCGACTACATCATGGACGGGGTCGGCTACGACGTCGGCGTCTCCAAGGAGCGCATCATCGACCCCTCGTGCGGGTCGGGCACCTTCCTCGTGGAAGCGGTCGAGCGGTACATCGAGGACGTCGAGCGGTATCACGACGACCCCGATTGGGCCGAACACCTCACCGAACTCTGTACGCGCCCCCACGTCGTCGGGCTGGACATCCACCCCTTCGCGGTGCTGATGGCTCAGATTCGATTCATGGTGACCATCCTCCCGAAGTATCGGGCGGCCAAGCGAGAGAGCGAGCAGTTCACCATCCGACGCCTTCCCATCTTCCGCACCGACACGCTCCGCAACGAGCGCGAGCTGACTGGCATCGACCTCGGCGACGACGGCATGACCCAGATGACCCTCGACGCGATGACCGAGGACAATCAGGACGTGAAGATTCCGGTCCCCCTGCCCGTCGAGGTCGAGGAGGGCGAGGTCGACGACCACGAACGCGAGGGCGACTTTCTCGTCCAGCGCATCCGGATGCCCCTGTTCGACACGGTGAAGCTGAACGCTGGAATGCGCAACTTCGGCGAGTACTTCGCCGCCCTGCAGGGCGTTCTCGACGTGGTGAAGTTCCACATGCACGAGGAGATGTGGGAGTACCGCGGCGGCCTCGAAGAGGGCATCCACCGCTACACCGACCGCGACTACGACGGACTGGAGGAGTTCTTCGAACCCTACGTGCAGGACATCCTCGACACGGTCCGATACCTCCGGGTCGAACACGGCGACGGCCGCCTGTTCAAGATGTTCGAGGACACCGTGCTGGCGCTGGTGGTGAAGAACTACATGGAGTACGACTACGTGGTCGGGAATCCACCGTACGTTCGGATTCAGAACCTCCCCGATGGCCAGAAGGCGATTCTGGACGAACTGTACGAGTCCACCACCGGGAACTACGACCTCTACTGTCCGTTCTACGAAAAAGGCCTAGAAATATTGAGAGAAGGAGGGAATCTCGGGTATATTACGTCAAATCAGTTTATGGTTACAAATTACGGTGAAGGTCTTCGTCAAGTACTCCTAGACCGTTCTACTGTTGAAGAAGTCCATGACTTTAGAGATGCCCCTGTTTTTGAGGATGCAACAAACTATCCGGCAATCGTCTTTCTTCAGGCTGAAAATGACGTTGATACTCGTTCTTCTAATCAAATTCGGTGCATTCGAACACGGGGTGATATCGATGGTCATGAGGGCGATCTAACACAGGATGTCGTACAGGATATTCGTCAGCATAGTAATAATCCCGGTTATAAAGATGAGCTTATCGAGGTCTTCGATTACCCTCAATCCGAACTGACTTCTGCATATTGGAGTCTCTGTCCACCAGATGAAAAAGAAGTTCTCGATAAGCTTGAGAGAAATTCAAAGACAAAGATAAACGGTATTACTGATGCTATTTTCCATGGTACACAACCAGGCCTAAACAAGGTCTACGTCGTCACGCCAACTAATGCGGATAGGATTGATTCTTCGGATACAGGTAAGACAGTAACTGTGGTTCCCCGAGGTAGTTCGAAGGAGTTTGAGATTGAGACCGACCTGCTCCGTCCATGGCTTCAAGGACGCGATGTTCAGCGTTGGCGATGTGAGTGGTCTGGGCAACATGTAATTCTACCTTATAAAATAAAAACGGAAAATGGGGGAATAGAAGTTGAAATTTATAGTCAAAATCAGCTAAAAGAGAATTTCCCACTTACGTGGAAATACTTTAAGGAGCATGAAGAACAGCTAAAAAGCAGAGAAAGCGGGAAAATGCGCGGGCGTAGCGATTGGTATGCGTACACGTATCCAAAGAGTCATCAACGGTTCGAACTTCCGAAAATCGTAGGACGACAGTTTTCAGATCATGCCCAATTCATGCTTGACGAAGACGGCGACTGGTACTTCAAAGGCGCATACGGCCTACTTCTGGAACCGGAGTACCAGAACTTGACTGACGAAATTTGCTGTCAATTAAACTCAAAGCCTCTCGATTTCTACTTTAAGCATATAGCAACACAAAAGCAGGGTGGCTATTTTGCCTACAGGTCTCAGTATGTCGGTAAATTACCCTGCTTCACGCAGGCTTCCGATGCGGAGTTTGATATTCTCGTCAATACTGTCAATAGAATTGCGGACGTTCTGGACCGACAAAGTAAAATCCACCGCTTCCCCGAAGCCTACCTCGGCGACTACGACGGCCCCCTCGGCTACATCGACTACGAGTGGCAGACCCGCCGCTATCCCGTCAGCGCCGACATCCAGCAACTCGCAGACGGGCGCTTCGCCGTCACCGCCGGGCGGTCGGACGAACTCACTCACCCCCTCATGGACCGCGGCGACCGCGAAGAGAACGAACGCCGAGCGAAGTACGTCCACGCCGCGGTCGATGGTCGGAACATGAAGAAGGGCGAGGAGCAGACGATTCCGATTCCGAAGACCCGCGAGGGTGTCGAGCGACTGCTGGACGCGCTGGAGGCCGACAGGCAGACCGTCGAGGCGACCAGCATCGAGGAACTGGAGGCCGAGATAGACGAGGCGGTCTACGACCTGTTCGACCTGACCGCCGACGAGCGCGAGGTCGTCGAGGAGTATCTGGAGGTCTTCTGACCGCGGCTACTCCTCGCGCGCCTTCGAATCGCCGTCGGCGTCACTGCATACCGACAGCACGGGCACGTCGGACTGGCGGACGACCTTCTCGGTCACGCTGCCGATGAGGTGGCGGTCCATTCCCGACCGGCCGTGGGTCCCCATCACGACGAGGTCCACGCCCTCGCGCTCGGCGTAGTCGAGAATGGCCGCGGCGGGGCGCTCGCGGACCACCGCGGTCGTCACGTTCGCGAGGCCCGCGTCGGCCGCGCGCTCGGCGACCGCGTCGGTGGCGTCGGCCCCGGCCTTCTCCAGTCGGTCGACGACCGACGACTGGTGGTCGCTCGACAGCGTTCCGACGTTGACCGCGTTCAGGGCGTGTAGCTCGGCGTCGTACGTCTTCGCGAGGTCGATGGCGTGGTCGACGGCGGGGTCGACCGCGTCGCTGCCGTCTGTCGGCACGAGGATGCGTTCGTACATGTGTCGACCAACTGAGCCGAGGTAAAAAACGATATCGACCGCCGGGCAGGTCGCCCGGCTCGACGCTACTCGGCGTCCTCGTCGTCACCGCGAACCGTCAGGACCGGCGCGTCCGACAGCCGGACCACCTTCTCTGTCACGCTCCCGAGGAGGTAGCGATTGAGGCCGGTCCGACCCTGCGTGCCCATCACCACGAGGTCCACGTCGTTCTCGTCGGCGTATTTCAGGATGGCCCGGTGGGGCGGGCCGTAGACGGTCTCGACCGTAACGGCCTCGACGCCCGCGTCTCGGGCGCGTTCGGCGAGCGTCTCGGTCGCGCGTTCGCCCGCCTTCTCGAGTTCCTGCTGAATCATCGCGGTGTCCACGTCGGCACCCGCCGTCACGTTCACGGCGTAGACGACGTGGAGTTCCGAGTCGTAGGTCGCCGCGAGGTCGAGCGCGTGCTCGAACGCCCGCGTCGCGAGTTCGCTGCCGTCGGTCGGCACGAGGATGCGTTCGTACATGGTCGTTGGTTCGACCCGAACCGACGAAAAGGTGCGGGTGATTTCCACTCCGGGGGAATCGCCCCCGACGGTCGCTCGGACCCGAGCGACCGTCGGGGCGAGCGACCGTCTGGAGGGTCAAGGGCGAGCGACCGTCTGGAGGGTCAAGGGCGAGCGACCGTCTGGAGGGTCAAGGGCGAGCGACCGTCTGGAGGGTCAAGGGAGAGCGACCGTCTTGAGGGTCAGGAGAGAGCGACCATCTGGAGGGTCAGAGGCGAGCGCCGGGAGCGACCGACCGGGCCGGACGACTCCCGTCGTCCGGCCCGGTCTCACTCGGCGGCCTCGTCCGATTCGGGCTTCCGAACCGTCAGCACCGGAACGTCCGACTTCCGGACCACCTTCTCGGTCACGCTGCCGAGGAGGTAGCGGTCGAGTCCGGACCGGCCGTGGGTGCCCATGACGACGAGGTCCACGTCCTCGTCCTCGGCGTACTCCAGTATCGTCTGGTGGGTCATCCCGTGGACGACCTCGGTTCGCACGCGCTCGACGCCCGCGGCGGCCGCCCGCTCTGCGACCTCGCGGGTCGCCCGCTCGCCCTCCGCTTCGAGCGCGTCGAGGACCGACGCGGTGTTGACCTCCACCGACAGGGTCCCGGTGTTGACCACGTAGAGCGCGTGTAGCTCCGCGCCGTAGGTCTCCGCGAGGTCGATGGCCTGCTCGATAGCGGGGTCGACCGCGTCGCTGCCGTCTGTCGGCACGAGGATGCGTTCGTACATGGGACCGAGTACCGCGCCGAACTACAAAAACGTCCGGCCGTTCTCGCGCTCGGAGAGCCGCCGGTAGGCCTTTCCCCTCGTTCGTGGTAGCCGCGACCATGAAGTACAACGACTTCATGGGGCAGGTC
Encoded here:
- a CDS encoding universal stress protein; translated protein: MYERILVPTDGSELATRAFEHALDLAATYDSELHVVYAVNVTAGADVDTAMIQQELEKAGERATETLAERARDAGVEAVTVETVYGPPHRAILKYADENDVDLVVMGTQGRTGLNRYLLGSVTEKVVRLSDAPVLTVRGDDEDAE
- a CDS encoding universal stress protein, translated to MYERILVPTDGSDAVDPAIEQAIDLAETYGAELHALYVVNTGTLSVEVNTASVLDALEAEGERATREVAERAAAAGVERVRTEVVHGMTHQTILEYAEDEDVDLVVMGTHGRSGLDRYLLGSVTEKVVRKSDVPVLTVRKPESDEAAE
- a CDS encoding universal stress protein, coding for MYERILVPTDGSDAVDPAVDHAIDLAKTYDAELHALNAVNVGTLSSDHQSSVVDRLEKAGADATDAVAERAADAGLANVTTAVVRERPAAAILDYAEREGVDLVVMGTHGRSGMDRHLIGSVTEKVVRQSDVPVLSVCSDADGDSKAREE
- a CDS encoding Eco57I restriction-modification methylase domain-containing protein; its protein translation is MASESSLLDALHGIASRIEEDMSEKDVENAFLNENFYTILGYSGAGHDLRSEWKLPDDRRPDYVTLDDNESVTAVYEFKTSGRKLRPHEDQLFHYVDALKADYGVLTNGEELRLYKREGHSRMLSVSVEDVTESETADLSAALEKPEWDVTDPRSVEEYLDTLDPVELDGELGREHFFESFRLEPDSPFADLVTAMVDLLRELRDEQEAKFVKGAYDFWEASYASEPDEVPGSWEEFIDGKQSLRDFMFCLESGHALLARVLLAKATEDHDFFPSEKGLRRYFDELGGFDDEISLDAYPIAANGMIEEMRNQLVESLFEDDIFIWWTDGYAEQTASQHKNPYSRFEDVAKEGSDVSRVSRATRERFSRAVSEVIFAVLKFDFSRVEGDPLGNLYQRYFDPETRKALGEFYTPQPVIDYIMDGVGYDVGVSKERIIDPSCGSGTFLVEAVERYIEDVERYHDDPDWAEHLTELCTRPHVVGLDIHPFAVLMAQIRFMVTILPKYRAAKRESEQFTIRRLPIFRTDTLRNERELTGIDLGDDGMTQMTLDAMTEDNQDVKIPVPLPVEVEEGEVDDHEREGDFLVQRIRMPLFDTVKLNAGMRNFGEYFAALQGVLDVVKFHMHEEMWEYRGGLEEGIHRYTDRDYDGLEEFFEPYVQDILDTVRYLRVEHGDGRLFKMFEDTVLALVVKNYMEYDYVVGNPPYVRIQNLPDGQKAILDELYESTTGNYDLYCPFYEKGLEILREGGNLGYITSNQFMVTNYGEGLRQVLLDRSTVEEVHDFRDAPVFEDATNYPAIVFLQAENDVDTRSSNQIRCIRTRGDIDGHEGDLTQDVVQDIRQHSNNPGYKDELIEVFDYPQSELTSAYWSLCPPDEKEVLDKLERNSKTKINGITDAIFHGTQPGLNKVYVVTPTNADRIDSSDTGKTVTVVPRGSSKEFEIETDLLRPWLQGRDVQRWRCEWSGQHVILPYKIKTENGGIEVEIYSQNQLKENFPLTWKYFKEHEEQLKSRESGKMRGRSDWYAYTYPKSHQRFELPKIVGRQFSDHAQFMLDEDGDWYFKGAYGLLLEPEYQNLTDEICCQLNSKPLDFYFKHIATQKQGGYFAYRSQYVGKLPCFTQASDAEFDILVNTVNRIADVLDRQSKIHRFPEAYLGDYDGPLGYIDYEWQTRRYPVSADIQQLADGRFAVTAGRSDELTHPLMDRGDREENERRAKYVHAAVDGRNMKKGEEQTIPIPKTREGVERLLDALEADRQTVEATSIEELEAEIDEAVYDLFDLTADEREVVEEYLEVF